Genomic DNA from Thermodesulfobacteriota bacterium:
GGGTGAGCAGCCCCTTCCGTTTGGCCAGTTGAACCACCTCGAGCATCATCTCATAGAAGACCGTCGGTTCATTGATGCTGTGAGAAATCGACTGGCAGCCCTGTTTCAAGGCCTCCTCGACGATCTCCCCTGGGGTATATTTCATGGGCGTGATCTGTTCGGGAGCCGATTGAGAGATGGTCCAGTTTTGGCAGTGTTTGCAACGGAAATTACATGACGCAGTATAGACACAGAGGTTCTTATGGCCGGGGACCATATGATACATCGGCTCCAGCTCAATCGGATCGATCTGGAGGCCAGCAGGCTTTCCGTAAACGAGGCTTCGAAGTTCTCCCTTCTGGTTCTCCCTCACCCTGCAAAAACCTCTTTTCCCCTCCGGAATAAGGCATCCCCGAAAGCAGAGTTCGCATTGGGTTAGATTCCCGTTGAGCTTTTTAAAAAACAGGGCTCTTTTTACCGGACCTTCTTTGGCGGTGGAATCGGAGGGTGAGAATTGTCCGTGGACCACCATGGATAGACCAACAAGGAAAGATCTTTTCAGGAAGAGCCTACGATTCAAATCTACGACCATTTCCCTGCCACTGGAGTGGCACAAAACCTGCATTTCCCCTCGTTCACGTTCATTTCTAAAATGTCGAAATGGGTTCGGTGTATGATCTTCTTGCCACAGGATGGGCAGAAGGTTGAATTTCGGAGATGCCCCGGGACATTTCCGATATAGACGTACCTCAGCCCATTTTTCTTCGCGATCTCGTAAGCAGATTCTAAGGTCGCCACAGGGGTAGGGGAGAGGTGGGTCAGTTTATAATTTGGAAAGAACCGGGTGAAGTGGATCGGGGTGTCCACGCCGAGGTTCCCTTTGACCCAAAGGCACATCTCCTCGATCATCTTCGGGTCGTCGTTAAGGGTGGGGACGACGAGATTGACGACTTCGAGCCAGGTCCCGTACTTTTTCACGGTGAGGAGGGTCTCGAGGACGGGCCTCAGGCTGGCGGAGCAGACCTCTTCATAGAATTTCTCGCTAAATCCCTTGAGGTCGATCTTGACCGCATCAAGCACGCTGAGGAGTTTGACCATCGGTTCTCTATTGATATAGCCATTTGAAACGATGGATGTCTTGATGCCTCTCTGTCTTGCTATGATTGAGATATCGTAGAGGTATTCATAGTATACCGTGGGTTCGGTATAGGTGAAGGAGATAGAGGGAAGATTCTCCTTCTTTGCCAGATCGACGATCTCCGAGGGGTTGTAAGGATAATGGCTCAGTTCCTCCACGCTTTTCTGGGAGAGGTGCCAGTTCTGACAATATTTGCATCGGAGGTTGCAACTGGCACAGGTGAGGCAGAGCCTGAAATGGCCGGGGATGAAATGGTAAAGAGGTGCCTTCTCAATCGGCCCGATGTCCACCGCGCAGGGTTTGCCGTAGACGAGGGTGTAGAGGATGCCGTTCTGGTTTTCCCGATTCCGGCAGAAACCTCTCTTCCCATGGCTGATGAGGCACTCCCGGGGGCAAAGCAGGCATT
This window encodes:
- the amrS gene encoding AmmeMemoRadiSam system radical SAM enzyme codes for the protein MFYKRLDGLRVQCLLCPRECLISHGKRGFCRNRENQNGILYTLVYGKPCAVDIGPIEKAPLYHFIPGHFRLCLTCASCNLRCKYCQNWHLSQKSVEELSHYPYNPSEIVDLAKKENLPSISFTYTEPTVYYEYLYDISIIARQRGIKTSIVSNGYINREPMVKLLSVLDAVKIDLKGFSEKFYEEVCSASLRPVLETLLTVKKYGTWLEVVNLVVPTLNDDPKMIEEMCLWVKGNLGVDTPIHFTRFFPNYKLTHLSPTPVATLESAYEIAKKNGLRYVYIGNVPGHLRNSTFCPSCGKKIIHRTHFDILEMNVNEGKCRFCATPVAGKWS